GCGGTCACCCCCGGCTGGCACCGACTGCGCGGCCCGGCCGACCTGGCCGCCCTGGACCCGGCCGTCGAGGGCTGGGAGGCGACCCGCGCCCTGCTGACCGGCCAGCGCACCTGACCGGCCAGCGCACCTGACCGGTCACCACACCTGGCCGGCCCGCGGCCAGCGGGCCTGAGTGGCTACCGGGTCTGCGTGGTCCCGGGCTGGGCCGGACGGCGGGGCCGAGCCGGCCAACGGCGACCGGCCGGCCCCCGGGAGTCGGGTGGGCCGGCCGGCGTGCCGGATGGTCCGCAGCGGTCAGGGCCGGTCGGGTTCGCCGTCGGTGTCGTCGGGGCGGGGGCGGCTGCCCGGTGCCTGCTCCTCGGGACCGCCGGGGGCGGTGAAGTCGAAGGTGGCCAGCTCGTCGTCGAGATCCGCCGAGGTGGTCGCGAACGCCACCGGGTCGGCGAAGTCGGCGTCCGAGGGGAGCAGGTCGGGATGTCCCCAGACCGCGTCCCGCCCGGCGATGCCCCGGTGCTCGGTCAGCGCGGCCCACAGCGCCGCCGCCTCCCGCAGCCGGCGCGGGCGCAGCTCCAGGCCGACCAGGGCGGCGAAGGTCTGTTCGGCGGGCCCGCCGGCCGCCCGACGGCGCCGGAACGCCTCACCGAGCCGGACCACGTTGGGCAGCCGGTCGGCGGCGGCGCTGTCGACCACGTGGCAGACCCAGCCCTCGACCAGCGCCAGCGCCGTCTCCAGCCGGGCCAGGGAGGCCTTCTGCGCCGGGGTGTCCTCCGGGGTGAAGATCCCCTCCAGGGCGATCGCCTGCATCGACTCCGGGTCGGTCGGGTCGACCCGGCCCATCGCCTCCTCGATCGCCTCCCGGTTGACCCGGATGCCGGCCGCGTAGTTCTCGACCGCGGTCAGCACGTGCCCGCGCAGCCACGGGACGTGCTCGAAGAGCCGCTGGTGGGCCGCCTCGCGCAGGGCGACGTAGAGGCGTACCTCGTCCTCGGGCAGCTCCAGACCCTCGCCGTACACCCGGATGTTGGCCGGGATCAGCGCGGCGGTGCCGGCCGGGCCGAGCGGCAGGCCGATGTCACCGGCGGAGAGCACCTCGGCGGCGAGCTGGCCGAGGGCCTGGCCGAGCTGGCCGCCGAAGAGCGCCCCGCCCAGGGTGGCGACCATCGACTGCATCGGGCCGAGCTGGGCGCGGGCCTCCGGCGGGACGAGGTCGCCCATCGCGCCGACCATCCGGCTGGCCACCGGGTCGCAGAGCTTGCGCCAGACGTCCAGCGTCTTGAAGATCCACTCGTTGCGGTTCCAGGCCAGGGAGGTGCGGATGCCGGTCGGCCAGGCCGACGCCGGCTCCAGCCAGAGGTCGGCCAGCCGCAGCGCCTCCTCCACGGCGTGCCGCTCGTACGGCGAGGCCATCGGGTCGCCCGTGGCGGCGAGCTGGCTGGCGGCCACCTGGCGGGCCAGGTCCCAGTTGACCGGCCCGCTGCCCGGCGCGGAGAGCAGGTGCTGCAACTGCGACATGAACTGCTGCATCTGCGCGGGATCGTTGGGGTCTGGTGGTTGCCCACCCGGGAGCGCGAAACCGAACGGAATATCAGGCACGACGTCTACGGTACGCGCGCCGCGCCCCTGGTAGCCGCCACTGGCGTTGCGCTGAGGGCGAAGTCCGCCGCAGCGCGCCGACCCCGCCGCCAACGGTCGGTACGCTCTGCCGCATGCGACGTCGCGGCGTGACCGTACTCCTCGGTGCTGTGCTCACCACCCTGCTGAGCATCGGCGTGCTCGGCGCACCCATCCCGTACGTGGTGCTCGGCCCGGGGCCGACGGTGAACACCCTCGGCACCTCCGACGGCCGGGAGGTGATCCAGGTCAGCGGCCGGGAGACGTCCACCTCCGCCGGTCAGCTCCGGATGACCACGGTCGGCGTGCAGCCGACGGTGAAGCTGCGCGCCGCGATCGCCGGCTGGCTGTCGAAGGACGAGGCGGTGGTGCCCCGGGAGCTGGTCTACCCGCCGGGGGAGTCGCAGGAGGAGGTCGAGAAGCGCAACGCCGAGGACTTCCAGAACTCGCAGAGCAGCGCGGAGACCGCCGCCCTGGTCAAGCTCGGCTACCCGGTCGAGGTGGTGGCGAAGGAGGTGGCCGCCGACGGGCCGGCGGCCGGCGCCCTGAAGGCCGGTGACGTGGTCACCACCGTCGACGGCGCGCAGGTCACCTCCGCGACCCGGCTGGTCGAGCTGGTCCGGGGCAAGCCCGCCGGCAGCCGGCTGACCATCGGGTACGTCCGCGACGGCACCCCCGGGACCGCCACCGTGACCAGCCGGGAGTCCGACGGCCGTCCCCGGATCGGGGTGGTCCCGGACCAGCGGCAGCCGCACCCGTTCACCCTGAAGATCGACCTGAAGGACATCGGTGGTCCGAGCGCCGGGCTGATGTTCGCCCTCGGCATCATCGACAAGATCAAGCCGGAGGATCTCACCGGCGGGAAGATCATCGCCGGCACCGGCACCATCGACGACGAGGGTCAGGTCGGCCCGATCGGCGGCATCGCCCAGAAGCTGGTCGGCGCGAAGAAGGCCGGCGCCAAGGCGTTCCTGGTCCCCGCCGACAACTGCGCCGAGGCGGTCCGCAACCCCCAGCCCGGGCTCCCCATGCTCAGGGTCGCCTCGCTGGACGACGCATTGACCGCGTTGGACACGCTGCGCGCCGGTGGCGAGCCGACCCGCTGCTGAGAGCGGGCACGCCGGACCGACCGGGCGCGACCTGACCCGACACCTCCAGGAACACCCCGTACTCTGGGTGCCTGTCCGGAGCCGATCACATCGAGCGTGCGGAGCCAAACAGTGGTCATGCGCAGCAGCCCCCTGCCGAGGATGAGTCGGCGCGGACGCGTCACCATCGGGGTCCTGGTCGGGGTGTTCCTCTTGTTCACCCTGCTCGGCTGGGGGGTGCAGGCGTGGACCGACTGGCTCTGGTTCGACGAGGTCCGCTACACCCAGGTCTTCACCGGTGTGCTGCTGACCCGGGTGCTGCTCTTCCTCACCGTCGGGCTGGGCCTGGCCGCCTTCGTGGGCGGCAACCTCTGGTTGGCGTACCGGTTGCGGCCCAAGCTGCGCCCGCACTCGCTGGAGCAGGCCACCCTGGAGCGGTACCGGGTGCTGATCACGCCCCGGATCGGCACCTGGATCAGCCTGACCGCCGTGGTGCTCGGCCTGTTCGCCGGGCTCTCCGCGCAGGGCCGCTGGACCCAGTGGCTGCTGTTCCGCAACGGCGGTGACTTCGGCGTCAAGGACCCGGAGTTCGGCATCGACGTCGGCTTCTACGTCTTCCAGTTGCCGTTCTGGCGCTACCTGCTCGGGGTCGGCTTCACCGCGGTGGTGCTGGCCCTGATCGGCGCGCTGGCCGTGCACTACGTCTTCGGCGGGGTGCGCCTGCAGGGCGTCGGCGACCGGATGACCGGGGCCGCCCGGGCCCACCTGAGCACGCTGGTCGCGGTCTTCGTCCTGCTCAAGGCGGTCGCGTACGTGCTGGACCGGCGGGCCATGCTGCTGGAGTACAACGAGGGCGCCAAGCTGTACGGCGCGGGCTACGCCGACGTCAACGCGCTGCTGCCGGCGAAGGAGATCCTGGCGTACATCTCGGTGGTGGTGGCGATCGCCATCATCGTGTTCTCCAACGCGGTGATGCGGAACCTGGTCTGGCCGGGCATCTCGCTGGCCCTGCTCGGGGTCTCGGCCGTGGCGATCGGCGGCATCTACCCCTGGGCGGTGCAGACCTTCGAGGTCAAGCCGAGCGCCCGGGACAAGGAGGCGCCGTACATCCAGCGCAGCATCGACGCCACCCGCGCCGCGTTCGACATATCCGAGGTGCAGACCAAGGGGTACGCGGCCAGCAACCTGGTGCCACCGGCCAGCCTGGCCACCGACACCTCGGTGGTGCCGAACGTCCGGCTGCTCGACCCGCAGCTGGTCTCCGAGACGTACACCCAGCTCCAGCAGGTCCGCGGGTTCTACGACTTCGGCCCCAAGCTGGACATCGACCGGTACT
Above is a window of Micromonospora rifamycinica DNA encoding:
- a CDS encoding zinc-dependent metalloprotease, whose translation is MQQFMSQLQHLLSAPGSGPVNWDLARQVAASQLAATGDPMASPYERHAVEEALRLADLWLEPASAWPTGIRTSLAWNRNEWIFKTLDVWRKLCDPVASRMVGAMGDLVPPEARAQLGPMQSMVATLGGALFGGQLGQALGQLAAEVLSAGDIGLPLGPAGTAALIPANIRVYGEGLELPEDEVRLYVALREAAHQRLFEHVPWLRGHVLTAVENYAAGIRVNREAIEEAMGRVDPTDPESMQAIALEGIFTPEDTPAQKASLARLETALALVEGWVCHVVDSAAADRLPNVVRLGEAFRRRRAAGGPAEQTFAALVGLELRPRRLREAAALWAALTEHRGIAGRDAVWGHPDLLPSDADFADPVAFATTSADLDDELATFDFTAPGGPEEQAPGSRPRPDDTDGEPDRP
- a CDS encoding YlbL family protein, producing the protein MRRRGVTVLLGAVLTTLLSIGVLGAPIPYVVLGPGPTVNTLGTSDGREVIQVSGRETSTSAGQLRMTTVGVQPTVKLRAAIAGWLSKDEAVVPRELVYPPGESQEEVEKRNAEDFQNSQSSAETAALVKLGYPVEVVAKEVAADGPAAGALKAGDVVTTVDGAQVTSATRLVELVRGKPAGSRLTIGYVRDGTPGTATVTSRESDGRPRIGVVPDQRQPHPFTLKIDLKDIGGPSAGLMFALGIIDKIKPEDLTGGKIIAGTGTIDDEGQVGPIGGIAQKLVGAKKAGAKAFLVPADNCAEAVRNPQPGLPMLRVASLDDALTALDTLRAGGEPTRC